From the Nycticebus coucang isolate mNycCou1 chromosome 13, mNycCou1.pri, whole genome shotgun sequence genome, the window AGGAAATGAAGCCATAGCCAGCTGATATATGGCATATGCTGTTCCACCAACTGTAAGAACCATGGTGACTCTATATAGAAGGGCATCAGCCAGCCCACCCTTTAGGTGAACTGGAATCCCATTATCCTCCTGAAACAGCTTTTGCTTCTCtggaactttattttcaaaatcccTGCGTGAAGCAGTGTTTATGGTCCTCTGCGAAATCTGATGGAGAGCCAACAGATTCCGCAGCATCTTGCCTCAGTTACTGCCCACCAACCGCCAAATTGCTGTACTTTTAAGAAAGACCCAATGGAAGTTAGAAACTCCCATTCCCAggcaagataaaaattaaaaactataccACATCCTTGCTAAAATGGCAGTGCTCAGCAGGAACTCAGGGACACTGGGACACAGCTGACACCTACCGTCTTGAATCCCAGTGAGTGATGGGGGAGTGCCACagacccccccacccctgggCAGCCCTGATG encodes:
- the LOC128563847 gene encoding cytochrome c oxidase subunit 7A2, mitochondrial-like, with the protein product MLRNLLALHQISQRTINTASRRDFENKVPEKQKLFQEDNGIPVHLKGGLADALLYRVTMVLTVGGTAYAIYQLAMASFPKKQD